TCTTAACCTGTtccaagtgtgattactatattgaccacacctcttacttgcaacaggtgtgtctaaatacaaattaaaggagcatcacatgcttgaaaagcaatcattccttacaatttagacagggtgccaataattttggccagtggatttttgggtttctgtgtggcaTTGTAtgagatttgacttttcttctctgtttgtgttgttccaacacaaacaaatgaaattaaCGTGTGTACCAAAACatctgcaactgcaacaattttctgagagaagcgtgcattttctgacataattgtaagggtgccaatatttttggccatgactgtatttaactatgattttaaaatatcctaaCAATTTATTTTAATCACATATTACTGGATGTAAGTTTCTTCTGATACCAAAGTGCAAAAAAATCATAGGCTATTCATAGGTAAGGCAATTTACTCAAGAAATTTCTTTATGCAGAATGCTCTCAAATTTACTGAATACTTCAAAACAGGATGTTAAACAGAATAGTGCAATTGTATCCAACAGAATCAGCAATATACTATGATTCGCCACAGAAAATCACAAAATTTTTACTGATCTATTTATTAAAAACCCTAGGATCATTAAAAATCACCAGTCATAAATTGTAAAGCCAAGCCACATTTATACATCTTCCTGTTACATTGTTTTAGTCTATTGCTTCACAACAAATCAAACAAAGGGCTGTGAGAAGGCTTTATCTTTTGTAGAATCAAAATATCccttaaaatatttacattttacaaTAAAAAGGATAGTAAAACACAATATCATGTACAAGCTTAGGTATTCAAGTTTTCAAAGCATGAGAAATGGTCTGAAAATTAATACAAATCATAGCATAAAGGCTAAAAgtggaacaaaaaaaacccacccattaGAATAAGTGTACCCATAAGCAGTAAGGTTTGGACCAAGTAGCCTTCTAATTTCTGCTCACAAATTGTTTCAGATGCATAGGAGCTATCCAAGGATCAATATCACTCTTTTTGTATGGTGTTTTTCTGTAAGCCTTTAGCACAGTTCAGCTTATGCCATATGTCACATTCCCATGTGGATTAGGAGTCTATTCATTAGGACAAAATAAAGTCAGTAGAAGAGTAAATGCTATAAACTCCATCTTTATAATTAGCTGGAGCATCTTCCAACAGAGAGCACGAATCATCAGAGGCTGCATATATCTCAAATGAAGCCAAATTTGACAAAGAACCTTTTATAGCattgtaaagtgtgctgcttattgtAAATGAAAACTCAAAAAAGAATCTTGACTATACAAGTAACGCAAATTTTTGAACTATTCAGTTCTATGTGCAGGTCTACAAAACGTGAAAGAAAATGAGTAAATGGTAAATGGACTGGTACCAAACCAGACTTGTTCTTACAAAACACTAAACATTGAATATATGGCACAATTATACCCAAGCATATATTTTTTACAGAATTTTAGGACATATTTAAAATGGATTATTTCCTAGTCATCTAAAATCTTATCTCCTCCCTCACCCCCATccccttttaccttttgtttttCCCTCGGTCCTCATGGTCCCTGTCTTTGTGGTGTCTATCTCGATTCTTTTCATTATCTCGCTCTCTATGCCTCTCCCTACTTTTTTCTcgttctttctccttctcatgaCTACGATCTTCGCTTTTAGGAGCATCCTTCTTTTCAGGATTCCTACTCTCTCTCGAGAACTTGCCTTCAGAGTCCTTCTCACTATGTGAAAGTCGTGACCGCTCTTTGTCACGATAGCCTTCCtccttgccttttctctctctctctttatcttgGTTCCTGTCTCTGTGCCTATTTCTTTCAGAATCTGGTTCCCAGTCATGCCTGCCCTTTTTTGAGTGATGGGATTCATTGTAAAATCTTTGTCTGTGCTGATCGCTTTTTCTCCTATTGAATGCCCTCTCTGTTTGGGGGGCTGGCCGACCCCAAGGGTCACTGTGGCGCCTTTGTGGTCTCCTACTATCTTTGTTTTGATAAAAGTGCTCTGGGCCTGTAAATCTTGACTGTTTGTGAGCTAGGGGTGGTGCTGGCGTAACCGGTCCAATAAAATGTGGGGGCTGACCTGACAGATGAAGCACAGGGGGCCAAGGCATCAAAGGGTTTTGAGCAAAGCCAAAGcctggaggaggaaggagcgGAGGTGGCATGTGAGATGGGAACCCAAATACAGGGTTGCTTTGGGGAGGAAAGTTAGGGCCAATAGCCCCTTGAAACTGAAAACCAGGTGGGTTAGTTTTAGTGTGCTGGAAACTGGGCTGTGGAGTCCTGATTGGTGAGAAGTTTCCACTTGAAACAGGACTGGATATTTTGGTACTGAATTCAGTATGGCAGGGATTTTCAGTCTCAAACTGAGATGAAGTGGCTGAAGGCAATAATCCTCTTCTAACAGAATGTACCGTCTCAATGCTTTGCAGCAGTGCTTCTTCCTGCAACTGATTTGCATCATCTAGCTCCATGGAGCATACACTATCTGCTTTAGAGACAACTGAATCCAGTGCGTTCTTGGATGCTTGGCCATCACTCTGATCTGAGTCTACGTCATTTCCTGAAGGCTGGTTACAATCTGCTTTCGTCTGCTCTGCTTCTAAAACATCCAGCTGTTGATTATTTTTTACTTCTTCATTTTTAATACTATCACCTTCATTTTCCAAAGCACTATTCTGTTGTCCTCGTCCAGCAGCCTGCCTTGGATCCCTTTTAATATTAATGAATGGTGGCGATTTTGAACTATTACTTGTCATCGTATCAACAGACAATACACCAGCGTTATTGCTCCCAACTCCTTTCTCCATGCTTGATGGGAGAGGACAATTTATGGTTCTTTTACCTTCCTGAGAAACATTATCTGGCTCACTCAATGTTGGGCTGTTTTCTGTAGTCTCtttggtttctttgttttgtgacaAAAGAGTCAGCTTTGCTAAAAATGCTTCAGTAGAAACATCTGGTGGTTTCCCCTTAAGACTGAGGCTTGTGAAGTTTCCCGAAGAGCATGAAACATCTACTACTGATGTATCACTCACTATATTGTCTATGGAATCTTCAGAATTGTTCTTCTTATCTTTTGTTTCTTCAGTTTCAGCAGTTATTCCAGGAatgtccatttttctttcttgcgTAGTCGTATGGTTATCTGATAAAAGTAGATCCTCACTAGCAATCTGGTCTACTGCAGGTTGGGTATGTTCAGGCATCTCCCCTGTAGTATCCAAAAGGCTCTGAAGGATGTCATCTACTGGTAACGGCTTACTTGCAAGCTCGAGAGCAGATGATTGATTTTCCCACCCAACTAAAACTCCAGGAAGGAACCGAAGAGGCTTTGGTGGTTCAAGCTTGATGCTCTCAGTAACAGGGTCACTTGCTGTTACCTCTTCAGTACTACTCTGTTGTGACCTGATCCTTTGTTTGTGCAACACAGCtgtgaaagaattaaagaagtcattttcttcttcctctttttctactgtaTCTGAATGCACAACCTCAGATTTGattggtttgcttttcttttctggagTCACAATTTCATGACCTTCTTCAACGTGACCAACAGCAGCACTGATCTGTCTTTTAAGCTTCTGGCGAATGATCAACCCCAACAACAAGTTGGGTCGGTGCACTTCAattcctgtattttaaaaaaaaatcataacaataatTAACAAAAACATTGTGTCATTCCAGGGAAAAGCTGTTTCAATCAAAAAGTTGACCTATGTGTCTGCCATCTTGAAAACCTTTaagtcaggcttgtccaacctgcggcccgagggccgcatgcggcccaggtcggctcataatgcggcccagtgcaatttttttatttttaaagaaattccaaagtttcaagttacactgccggcacttgcagccggaatgcggccagggcatgtcacaacagtagagggggggagagggaaggaaggagtgggaggggaggggacagggggcctGCATggctgcattgcgccatccccgtcaataggtggaccccctcccggccccataaagccactggagtcaaagctggcagcctctgctgtctgagatcgcagctgccggtaaccgcgcttggagcggggctgcggaggatggctagggctgcccccccatgcggcccaaaccaaatttatgtgcggcccaaaccaaattttcatcttctaatgtggcccagggaaggtgaaaggttggacacccctgctttaagtgGTTCACAAATGTCACTAACTGCACCAGAAGCACTAATCAAATTGCCCCTTATGTGTCTTCTAAGAATTGTTAATGTACAAGTGAAATTCATACCCTGCAACATAATTAGTATTTGCTAAATCAAGAGTGTTACCTTGAGTCATTAACTAAAAGGAAGTAGCAACGCAAGCTGAGTGTGGGTGGGTGCGTCTACAAGGCAATGCTTTGTACTTAGGGAGGCTCATTTAGTTGGGTGTTTCGAAGAATATTCTCCAAAAAGCTTCAAGGTATCTAACGTTTAGATCATTAAAACATATCTCAgcagtttaaaatgttaaaaacaagttATCTGTCACAAAGAACTCCTGGGTCCCCAAAACAGGTTTTCATATAATATTTGTTACCTACCAGGACCATCAAAAGGCACCAATTGATGTGGAATTTTATCAGAGGCACCTAATGGGATAATATATAAATCCTTGATTTGCTTCATGTTATTAGCTGCTACACCGTAACGTTTCCTGCTGCTGAAGTATGCAAATAGCAGGGCATATGAAATCTGATCTTCTTCTGTCACAGGGGTAAAACGAACCACACAGATTTCCTATtgagaaaaaaggaaatatttatttaccatttGTAAATACTTCCTT
The Pogona vitticeps strain Pit_001003342236 chromosome 1, PviZW2.1, whole genome shotgun sequence genome window above contains:
- the PHF3 gene encoding PHD finger protein 3 isoform X5: MVGCGRCDDWFHGDCVGLSLFQAQQMGEEDKEYVCVKCCAEEDKKPDVVDQNILDAQVKLETTREGKIMEFEKPGASKQTSVFPQNKTKQGEDSSKHKVKIFKRESGDGRALPECKESETRKGQPVPIRKTGQTIPVPRRSSEDKHEKTNKDSLNVSYSSESTTKPGVQDKQEVKKKRTEKGGTASNVHPPPASASKPSADQIRQSVRQSFKEILEKRLLDSTLKIPEERAARVATKIEKELFSFFRDTDSKYKNKYRSLIFNLKDPKNKILFKRVLKGEVTPDHLIRMSPEELASKELAAWRKRENRHTIEMIEKEQREVERRPITKITHKGEIEIESEAPVKEQEVAMEIQEPPPLKTVEKMEEAEKDKEVDASATPDTTSQHKHHLFDLNCKICTGRMAPPSDDLSGKNVKVSVGVARKPSDNEAESIADALSSTTTMLASELLEEDMELPNTALTSTSSSRSETPGTVESETLFLARLSFIWKGFINMPSVAKFVIKAYPISGSFDTLTEDLPDSIQVGGRISPQTVWEYVDKIKATGTKEICVVRFTPVTEEDQISYALLFAYFSSRKRYGVAANNMKQIKDLYIIPLGASDKIPHQLVPFDGPGIEVHRPNLLLGLIIRQKLKRQISAAVGHVEEGHEIVTPEKKSKPIKSEVVHSDTVEKEEEENDFFNSFTAVLHKQRIRSQQSSTEEVTASDPVTESIKLEPPKPLRFLPGVLVGWENQSSALELASKPLPVDDILQSLLDTTGEMPEHTQPAVDQIASEDLLLSDNHTTTQERKMDIPGITAETEETKDKKNNSEDSIDNIVSDTSVVDVSCSSGNFTSLSLKGKPPDVSTEAFLAKLTLLSQNKETKETTENSPTLSEPDNVSQEGKRTINCPLPSSMEKGVGSNNAGVLSVDTMTSNSSKSPPFINIKRDPRQAAGRGQQNSALENEGDSIKNEEVKNNQQLDVLEAEQTKADCNQPSGNDVDSDQSDGQASKNALDSVVSKADSVCSMELDDANQLQEEALLQSIETVHSVRRGLLPSATSSQFETENPCHTEFSTKISSPVSSGNFSPIRTPQPSFQHTKTNPPGFQFQGAIGPNFPPQSNPVFGFPSHMPPPLLPPPGFGFAQNPLMPWPPVLHLSGQPPHFIGPVTPAPPLAHKQSRFTGPEHFYQNKDSRRPQRRHSDPWGRPAPQTERAFNRRKSDQHRQRFYNESHHSKKGRHDWEPDSERNRHRDRNQDKERERKGKEEGYRDKERSRLSHSEKDSEGKFSRESRNPEKKDAPKSEDRSHEKEKEREKSRERHRERDNEKNRDRHHKDRDHEDRGKNKR